From the Cryomorphaceae bacterium genome, one window contains:
- a CDS encoding TlpA family protein disulfide reductase, whose translation MSASLFRMRLKSMEIFRRGLILLLFFSALPLFASQVHIRGEAPDYVNTQVLFYATEDGLSQLQRVIHVAESDAQGRFEATFPWDETGEIDIYIRHIRGTMIVQPNRRYEVFFPPLHKEQVRSFGGNTHVDLVFLNLPDNDPNALISQLHVAVDSFLVANVALVGSRAFKPKFESFETSMQQRFNHVDAYTATELHYILASTAFQTQVYTRRDLFDKYLKSSSFEPHPMFFAFLGSFFQKYFARFGANHGPDLIPKALASRDPGPALLELIQKDEFLERDVLREMVAVQALIEAYYLQADGRNVLRVLEHLGENASTEYLQKASHNVITALTRASKGFPAPELKFYDQHNEQVSLEDFRGKYVYLEFFATWCSDCPKDQSLLPALIAEYSEVVEVVSVVVDSPREAFQRHLSKYPQLKWPVLFDDTGFESRDRFGLRALPAYFLIDPEGNFYRSPAKSPSAGIAEDLYPILQRAKESRRIGVGSK comes from the coding sequence ATGTCAGCAAGTTTATTCCGAATGCGATTGAAATCAATGGAGATTTTTAGGCGAGGGCTTATCCTGCTGCTGTTTTTCAGCGCTTTACCCCTTTTTGCCAGTCAGGTGCACATACGCGGCGAGGCACCCGATTACGTCAACACACAGGTGCTGTTCTATGCAACTGAAGACGGATTGAGTCAGTTACAACGCGTAATTCACGTGGCAGAGTCTGATGCACAAGGCCGTTTTGAAGCAACTTTTCCGTGGGATGAAACCGGAGAAATCGATATCTATATCCGGCACATACGGGGCACCATGATTGTGCAACCCAATCGCCGCTACGAAGTGTTTTTTCCGCCTCTGCACAAAGAACAAGTGCGCTCTTTTGGCGGCAATACCCATGTGGATCTTGTGTTTCTCAATCTGCCGGACAATGACCCCAACGCATTAATCAGCCAGTTGCACGTAGCGGTAGATTCATTTCTGGTGGCCAATGTTGCCCTTGTGGGCTCACGTGCGTTTAAGCCGAAATTCGAGTCATTTGAAACATCGATGCAGCAGCGATTTAATCATGTGGATGCTTACACTGCTACCGAATTACATTACATCCTGGCTTCCACAGCCTTTCAAACGCAGGTGTACACACGTCGCGATTTGTTCGACAAATACCTGAAATCTTCTTCGTTTGAGCCGCACCCCATGTTTTTCGCTTTTTTGGGCAGTTTTTTCCAAAAGTATTTTGCGCGCTTCGGGGCGAATCATGGCCCGGACTTGATTCCCAAAGCGCTGGCTTCCCGGGACCCCGGGCCGGCATTGCTGGAACTCATTCAAAAAGATGAATTTCTGGAGCGCGATGTACTTCGGGAAATGGTGGCTGTTCAAGCGTTGATTGAAGCCTACTACCTGCAGGCTGACGGCCGAAATGTATTGCGCGTTCTTGAGCACCTTGGCGAAAATGCCTCTACCGAATATCTTCAAAAAGCCTCCCACAATGTAATTACAGCACTTACCCGGGCCTCAAAAGGTTTTCCGGCACCAGAGCTGAAGTTTTACGATCAGCACAACGAGCAAGTGTCGCTCGAAGATTTCAGGGGAAAATACGTCTATCTTGAATTTTTTGCCACGTGGTGTTCGGACTGCCCCAAGGATCAGAGTTTACTGCCGGCATTGATTGCAGAGTACAGCGAAGTGGTTGAGGTGGTGAGCGTGGTGGTGGATTCGCCCCGTGAGGCATTTCAACGGCATCTCTCCAAGTACCCGCAGCTCAAATGGCCAGTTTTGTTTGACGACACCGGCTTTGAAAGTCGCGACCGCTTTGGTTTGCGTGCTCTTCCCGCCTACTTTCTTATAGACCCCGAAGGGAATTTTTACAGATCACCTGCCAAATCTCCTTCCGCCGGTATCGCCGAAGACCTCTACCCTATATTGCAGCGCGCCAAAGAAAGCCGGCGCATTGGCGTGGGCAGCAAATAA
- the rsmD gene encoding 16S rRNA (guanine(966)-N(2))-methyltransferase RsmD → MRIIGGRLKGRRLNPPRVSGVRPTTDFARESLFNLIENRVDISTCHCLDLFSGTGAISFELASRGAPSVVSVDMNPRVLGFLREQSVQLQLPIRTVRADVFRWLKKPQEKFDLIFADPPYQVKHHEDIPNFVVSGDLLKPGGWLVVEHPAAMDFSKHPWFESHRACGAVHFSFFQHPTLQHG, encoded by the coding sequence TTGCGCATCATAGGCGGCAGACTCAAGGGGCGCCGGCTCAACCCACCGCGCGTTTCGGGTGTGCGCCCCACCACTGACTTTGCTCGCGAAAGCCTGTTTAACCTCATCGAAAACAGGGTGGATATCAGCACATGCCACTGCCTCGATTTGTTTTCGGGTACGGGCGCCATCAGCTTTGAACTTGCATCCCGAGGAGCTCCCTCGGTGGTCTCCGTTGATATGAACCCGCGCGTGCTGGGGTTTTTGCGCGAGCAATCCGTTCAGCTTCAATTACCCATTCGAACTGTAAGAGCCGACGTTTTCAGATGGCTCAAAAAACCACAGGAAAAGTTTGACCTGATTTTTGCAGACCCACCCTACCAGGTAAAGCATCACGAAGATATTCCTAACTTCGTGGTAAGTGGTGACCTTTTGAAACCCGGCGGCTGGCTGGTGGTAGAACATCCGGCAGCTATGGATTTCAGTAAGCACCCCTGGTTTGAATCTCATCGCGCATGCGGAGCGGTTCACTTTAGTTTTTTTCAACATCCAACTTTACAGCATGGCTAA
- a CDS encoding OmpA family protein, protein MGKIFFRIDEAPSPYTSCFTCNPYLRTMRVLLQKLMLLCAVLAGGAVQSQNLLLNGDFERPFLDHEYQWRQPHGAYYHYYMDGRQDGSAYEGNFYNGLCMYNHQENEFMQTKLAQPLVAGQSYCLKVMARLMSIKAFNHELHDKIGILFTSYPFDVEEPFYPGGKPDTYWLIPDTVDRFSWLPLETEYLARGDEQYFTIGYWRSLAFSEQAKDDVFEAFMGPEPANSKTDIPPPDFSAKAKKKRKRGKQHDAWSDFRKQVMEQARSQGEVIPTTSPGEGLFTLRYYLDNLCVAPVLADGSCDCAIPKPPLTLNVGDVVRMDNLLFNTGESTLQPGSDYALELLALILEEQPHMRIAIEGHTDNVGNDAANLKLSEDRAYTVRKHLIEMGVDEERMSARGFGSTRPVADNRTEEGRSLNRRVAFVIEANQ, encoded by the coding sequence ATGGGCAAGATTTTTTTTAGGATAGATGAGGCACCATCTCCCTATACTTCGTGCTTCACCTGCAACCCCTATCTTCGCACCATGCGTGTTTTGCTGCAAAAGCTAATGTTGTTGTGTGCTGTACTGGCGGGTGGCGCAGTGCAGTCTCAAAACCTGTTACTCAACGGGGATTTTGAGCGACCCTTTCTTGATCACGAGTATCAATGGCGGCAGCCCCACGGGGCGTATTACCACTACTACATGGATGGCCGTCAAGACGGCTCGGCCTACGAGGGCAACTTCTACAATGGGCTCTGCATGTACAACCACCAGGAAAATGAGTTTATGCAGACCAAATTGGCCCAACCGCTCGTGGCCGGACAAAGCTATTGCCTCAAGGTCATGGCTCGCCTTATGTCGATAAAAGCATTCAACCATGAACTGCACGACAAAATCGGCATCTTGTTTACTTCATACCCTTTTGATGTGGAAGAGCCTTTTTACCCCGGTGGCAAGCCCGATACCTACTGGTTGATTCCCGATACTGTAGATCGCTTTTCGTGGCTGCCCCTCGAAACAGAGTACCTGGCCCGTGGTGATGAGCAGTATTTTACCATAGGTTATTGGCGAAGCCTGGCCTTTTCCGAACAAGCAAAAGACGATGTTTTTGAGGCATTTATGGGGCCTGAACCCGCCAATTCCAAGACGGATATCCCTCCTCCTGATTTCAGCGCCAAGGCTAAAAAGAAACGGAAACGTGGAAAGCAGCACGACGCGTGGTCAGACTTTCGGAAGCAGGTGATGGAGCAGGCACGAAGTCAGGGTGAGGTGATTCCGACCACGTCTCCGGGCGAAGGGCTTTTTACCCTCCGCTACTACCTCGACAATCTCTGTGTGGCTCCGGTCCTGGCCGACGGAAGTTGTGATTGCGCCATCCCCAAACCTCCGCTCACGCTCAATGTGGGTGATGTGGTGCGCATGGACAACCTGCTTTTCAACACCGGTGAATCCACACTGCAGCCAGGCTCCGATTACGCGCTGGAACTACTTGCGCTCATTCTTGAGGAACAACCCCACATGCGCATTGCCATAGAAGGTCATACCGATAACGTGGGCAACGACGCTGCCAACCTAAAGCTGTCGGAAGACAGGGCCTACACCGTTCGCAAGCACCTGATTGAGATGGGTGTTGACGAAGAGCGAATGAGTGCACGGGGTTTCGGCAGTACCCGGCCCGTGGCCGACAATCGCACTGAAGAGGGCAGAAGCCTCAATCGCAGGGTGGCCTTTGTGATTGAGGCAAACCAGTGA
- a CDS encoding pantetheine-phosphate adenylyltransferase — MANIAVFPGSFDPITKGHENIVKRALPLFDKIIIAVGVNSQKKYLFPLDQRLTWIKNTFNFEQKVTVETYEGLTVRFCLEKDARYIIRGLRNAGDFQFEKGIAQMNREMVSGIETIFLMSTPELSAINSTIVRDIIRNGGDVSKFIPNAIEINGDF; from the coding sequence ATGGCTAACATAGCAGTATTTCCGGGGTCCTTCGACCCCATCACCAAAGGGCACGAAAACATTGTGAAGCGGGCGCTGCCTCTTTTCGACAAAATCATCATTGCCGTGGGAGTGAATTCCCAGAAAAAATATCTTTTTCCGCTTGATCAGCGACTTACATGGATCAAGAACACCTTTAATTTTGAGCAGAAAGTAACGGTAGAAACCTACGAAGGCCTTACCGTGCGATTCTGCCTGGAGAAAGATGCGCGCTACATTATACGCGGGCTCCGCAATGCCGGTGACTTTCAGTTTGAAAAGGGCATCGCTCAAATGAACCGCGAGATGGTGAGCGGCATTGAAACGATTTTTTTGATGTCAACACCCGAACTTTCCGCAATAAACAGCACCATTGTGCGTGACATAATCCGAAACGGGGGTGATGTCAGCAAGTTTATTCCGAATGCGATTGAAATCAATGGAGATTTTTAG